From one Rhizobium lentis genomic stretch:
- a CDS encoding ABC transporter ATP-binding protein/permease has protein sequence MAEKIEGRPGIRRQDRVGYDFSLTYRLGVMFSAFWNSHVRGKVLFLATVLILVILLTAYGQVILNEWNAPFYDSLERRDLGEFFHQLEIFAMIAGTLLLLNVLQAWLNQMTALYMREGLSRDLVDQWLKRKRALRLASSGLIGVNPDQRLHEDSRNLAESTTGLVLGLLQSTILLVSFIGVLWELSSGFVFHISGHSFSIPGYMVWAAIFYAASASVLSQVVGRKLVKLNADRFSKEAELRFTLMHANENMPAITVARGEENERRRINTDISSVLRVVKRLAMANTNLTWVSAGYGWLVIVIPIIVAAPAYFSGGLTLGQLMMSVGAFNQVNTALRWYVANFGPIAEWRATLMRVTDFRQALLDMDEDYDLKDSIAYENTAPDTLTLKDIVINAKIGEDIEECGGFRLRETDVTIKAGEKIMINGDHSVNRKLLFQAMAGLWPCGSGTMGLPPVDDMLFVPQIAYVPGGTLREALAFPENPDAYDKSAVEAALEKAGLHSLIARLDTRARWDKLLDSDEQKAIGFARLLLVRPRWIIFDEVLEGMEPEWQETMARLLTSMPETGMIYIGRSEAYLEVLQPRVLHLQALPSRSEEPQQTAARTGASASVGTAAVPAPAL, from the coding sequence ATGGCAGAAAAGATCGAGGGGAGGCCGGGAATCCGGAGGCAGGATAGGGTAGGGTATGATTTCAGCCTGACATATCGCCTCGGGGTGATGTTCTCAGCATTCTGGAATTCGCACGTGCGCGGCAAGGTGCTGTTTCTGGCGACTGTGCTCATTCTCGTCATCCTGCTGACCGCCTACGGCCAGGTTATCCTCAACGAGTGGAACGCTCCCTTCTACGATTCGCTGGAACGCCGCGACCTCGGCGAATTCTTCCATCAGCTCGAAATCTTCGCGATGATCGCCGGCACGCTGCTGCTGCTCAATGTGCTGCAGGCCTGGCTGAACCAGATGACGGCGCTCTATATGCGCGAGGGCCTGTCGCGCGATCTGGTCGACCAGTGGCTGAAGCGCAAGCGGGCACTGCGGCTCGCCTCCAGCGGCCTGATCGGCGTTAACCCGGACCAGCGCCTGCACGAGGATTCGCGTAACCTCGCCGAGAGCACGACCGGGCTCGTTCTTGGCCTCTTGCAGTCGACCATTCTTCTGGTGAGCTTCATCGGCGTCCTCTGGGAGCTGTCGAGCGGCTTCGTCTTCCACATCAGCGGCCACAGCTTCTCGATCCCCGGCTACATGGTCTGGGCGGCGATCTTCTATGCCGCTTCCGCATCGGTGCTGAGCCAGGTCGTCGGCCGCAAGCTGGTCAAGCTCAATGCCGACCGCTTCTCGAAGGAGGCCGAGCTTCGCTTCACGCTGATGCATGCCAATGAGAACATGCCGGCGATCACCGTTGCCCGCGGCGAGGAGAACGAGCGCCGCCGCATCAACACCGACATCAGCTCGGTATTGAGGGTCGTCAAGCGGCTCGCCATGGCCAACACCAACCTCACCTGGGTTTCAGCCGGTTACGGCTGGCTGGTGATCGTCATTCCGATCATCGTCGCCGCTCCCGCCTATTTCTCCGGCGGTCTCACGCTCGGCCAGCTGATGATGTCTGTCGGCGCCTTCAACCAGGTGAATACGGCGCTGCGCTGGTATGTCGCTAATTTCGGTCCGATCGCCGAATGGCGCGCCACGCTGATGCGCGTCACCGATTTCCGCCAGGCCCTCCTCGATATGGACGAGGACTACGACCTGAAGGACAGCATCGCCTATGAAAACACAGCACCTGATACGCTGACGCTGAAGGATATCGTCATCAACGCCAAGATCGGCGAAGACATCGAGGAATGCGGCGGTTTCCGCCTGCGCGAAACCGACGTAACGATCAAGGCCGGCGAAAAAATCATGATCAACGGCGATCACAGCGTCAACCGCAAGCTGCTGTTCCAGGCCATGGCCGGCCTCTGGCCGTGCGGCAGCGGCACGATGGGCCTGCCGCCGGTCGACGATATGCTGTTCGTTCCCCAGATTGCCTATGTTCCCGGCGGCACGCTGCGCGAGGCGCTGGCCTTTCCAGAAAACCCTGATGCCTATGATAAATCAGCCGTCGAAGCAGCCCTTGAAAAGGCCGGCCTGCATTCGCTGATCGCAAGGCTCGATACCCGCGCCCGCTGGGACAAGCTGCTTGATAGCGACGAACAGAAGGCGATCGGCTTTGCGCGCCTGCTGCTGGTACGCCCACGCTGGATCATCTTCGACGAAGTGCTTGAGGGCATGGAGCCGGAATGGCAGGAAACGATGGCGAGGCTGCTGACCTCCATGCCCGAAACCGGCATGATCTATATCGGCCGCTCCGAAGCCTATCTTGAGGTGCTGCAGCCGCGCGTGCTGCATCTGCAGGCTCTGCCGTCGAGATCCGAGGAGCCGCAGCAGACCGCCGCCCGGACCGGCGCCAGCGCCAGTGTGGGAACTGCGGCAGTGCCCGCGCCGGCGCTCTAA
- the metA gene encoding homoserine O-acetyltransferase MetA: MPIKIPDTLPAFETLVQEGVRVMTETMAIRQDIRPLQIGLLNLMPNKIKTEVQMARLVGASPLQVELSLIRIGGHKAKNTSEDHLLAFYQTWEEVKQRKFDGFIITGAPIELLPYEDVTYWPEMQQILDWTETNVHSTMNVCWGAMAAIYHFHGVPKYELKEKAFGVYRHRNLKPSSIYLNGFSDNFEVPVSRWTEVRRADIEKSDSLEILMESSEMGVCLVHEKRGRRLYMFNHVEYDSTSLSDEYFRDVNAGVPIKMPHNYFPHNDPALPPQNRWRSHAHLLFGNWINEIYQTTPYDVEEIGMDL, translated from the coding sequence ATGCCCATCAAGATCCCCGATACGCTGCCCGCTTTCGAAACCCTGGTTCAAGAGGGTGTGCGGGTGATGACCGAGACGATGGCGATCCGTCAGGATATAAGACCGCTGCAGATCGGGCTGCTCAACCTGATGCCGAACAAGATCAAGACCGAAGTGCAGATGGCCCGCCTTGTCGGCGCCTCGCCGCTGCAGGTGGAGCTGTCGCTTATCCGCATCGGCGGCCACAAGGCGAAGAACACCTCCGAAGATCACCTGCTGGCTTTTTACCAGACCTGGGAAGAGGTAAAACAGCGCAAGTTCGACGGTTTCATCATAACAGGGGCGCCGATCGAGCTCCTGCCCTATGAGGACGTCACCTATTGGCCGGAGATGCAGCAGATTCTTGACTGGACGGAAACGAACGTGCATTCGACGATGAACGTCTGCTGGGGCGCGATGGCAGCGATCTATCACTTCCACGGCGTTCCGAAGTACGAGCTGAAGGAGAAGGCCTTCGGCGTCTATCGTCACCGGAATCTCAAGCCCTCCTCGATCTATCTCAACGGTTTCTCCGACAATTTCGAGGTGCCGGTGTCACGTTGGACCGAGGTGCGCCGCGCCGATATCGAAAAATCGGACAGCCTGGAGATCCTGATGGAATCCAGCGAGATGGGCGTCTGTCTCGTACATGAGAAGAGAGGACGGCGGCTCTACATGTTCAACCATGTGGAATATGATTCCACCTCGCTCTCCGACGAGTATTTCCGCGACGTCAATGCCGGCGTGCCGATCAAGATGCCGCACAATTACTTCCCGCATAACGATCCCGCACTTCCGCCGCAGAACCGCTGGCGCAGCCATGCGCATCTCCTGTTCGGCAACTGGATCAACGAGATCTACCAGACGACGCCCTATGACGTCGAAGAGATCGGCATGGATCTCTGA
- a CDS encoding MarR family winged helix-turn-helix transcriptional regulator has translation MNEAMTKTLSNNPVDPNGESVQRIGRSMARMRLMTGRRLIGRLAIQSAAPGLELSHLDVLDAVRRAQPTGEVTVGMIAEMLRIDPSRASRVVAEMVGRNVLRREASQADARRIVVVITEAGQALLAEILAQKLAIISEIVSDWPEQDVERFAALFERFIGGYEAVFLSRDKDTPG, from the coding sequence ATGAATGAAGCGATGACCAAGACCCTGTCGAACAACCCGGTCGATCCGAACGGCGAAAGCGTGCAGCGCATCGGCCGGAGCATGGCGCGCATGCGGCTGATGACTGGGCGGCGGCTGATCGGGCGGCTGGCGATCCAGAGTGCAGCCCCGGGTCTCGAGCTTTCACATCTCGACGTGCTTGACGCCGTGCGCAGGGCCCAGCCGACCGGTGAGGTTACGGTCGGTATGATTGCAGAGATGCTGCGCATCGATCCCTCGCGGGCAAGCCGGGTGGTGGCCGAGATGGTTGGGCGCAACGTGCTGCGGCGCGAAGCCTCGCAGGCCGATGCGCGGCGGATCGTCGTTGTTATAACCGAGGCCGGCCAGGCCCTGCTCGCCGAGATCCTTGCGCAGAAGCTGGCGATCATCTCCGAGATTGTCTCCGATTGGCCGGAGCAGGATGTCGAGCGTTTCGCAGCGCTTTTCGAGCGTTTCATCGGCGGCTACGAGGCGGTCTTCCTGTCGCGCGACAAGGACACGCCGGGCTGA
- a CDS encoding MDR family MFS transporter — MDMQLAPAPLVTDPRHRLILFFFLMTAMFMATLDNQIVSTALPTIVGEFGHLERFGWIGSAYLLALSAVMPLYGKLGDLFGRKYVMMTAIAIFTVGSAVCGLAVSMDTLIAARVLQGLGGGGIMVSIFAVNADLFEPRERARYQSYSSLVLMASGAIGPVLGGTMSDLFGWRSIFLVNVPIGFIVLTGLAFMLPYRKPHRRPKIDYAGALLIALTTTSIVLATDSSELFGSLISPQSMGIVAFGIVCAVIWVLIERRAPEPIVPLQLFRNPTFSLLLVMSVMGGAIAIGMVNYLALFLQTTTGLSPSAAGLLFILLTGGLVCGSLSAGRIISMTGRYKPFAIASLTCSAIAFALMSQVHAGTPIAIIGAIMMLHGIGIGLAQQVPVIGVQNAAPARDVGAATGAVTLSRMGGASIAISIYGAIIASGLGRVGAPIPGVVDIEQLTPKMMAALPDASRQAVADIYAAAFSPLFMTSCAIALIGLAAAIMLKPVQLPRAGETKHPQPATAEAAE; from the coding sequence ATGGACATGCAACTCGCGCCTGCGCCGCTCGTGACGGATCCTCGCCACCGGCTCATCCTCTTCTTCTTCCTGATGACCGCCATGTTCATGGCGACGCTGGACAATCAGATCGTTTCAACGGCGCTGCCGACGATCGTAGGAGAATTCGGCCATCTCGAACGTTTCGGCTGGATCGGCTCGGCCTACCTGCTGGCGCTCAGCGCCGTCATGCCGCTCTACGGCAAGCTCGGCGATCTTTTCGGCCGCAAATATGTGATGATGACGGCGATTGCGATCTTCACAGTCGGCTCTGCGGTCTGCGGCCTCGCCGTCTCGATGGACACGCTGATCGCCGCCCGCGTCCTGCAGGGGCTCGGCGGCGGCGGCATTATGGTATCGATCTTTGCCGTCAACGCTGATCTGTTCGAGCCGCGCGAGCGGGCGCGCTATCAAAGCTATTCCAGTCTCGTGCTGATGGCTTCAGGCGCAATCGGCCCGGTGCTCGGTGGTACGATGAGCGATCTCTTCGGCTGGCGTTCGATCTTCCTCGTCAATGTGCCGATCGGTTTCATTGTACTGACCGGCCTTGCCTTCATGCTGCCCTATCGTAAGCCGCATCGCCGCCCCAAAATCGATTATGCCGGTGCGTTGCTGATCGCGCTCACGACGACGAGCATTGTGCTTGCCACGGACAGCAGCGAATTGTTCGGCTCGTTGATCTCGCCGCAGAGCATGGGGATCGTCGCCTTCGGCATCGTTTGCGCCGTGATCTGGGTGTTAATCGAGCGCCGCGCGCCGGAGCCGATCGTTCCCCTGCAACTCTTTCGCAATCCGACCTTCAGCCTGCTCCTGGTGATGTCAGTCATGGGCGGCGCGATCGCCATCGGCATGGTCAACTATCTCGCCCTCTTCCTGCAGACCACGACCGGCCTTTCGCCGTCGGCGGCCGGCCTTCTCTTCATTCTGCTGACCGGTGGCCTCGTCTGCGGATCGCTGTCCGCCGGCCGCATCATCTCCATGACCGGGCGCTACAAACCCTTCGCCATCGCAAGCCTCACCTGCAGCGCCATTGCCTTCGCACTGATGTCGCAGGTCCACGCGGGAACGCCGATCGCCATCATCGGCGCAATCATGATGCTGCATGGAATCGGTATCGGTCTCGCCCAGCAGGTTCCCGTCATCGGCGTGCAGAATGCCGCTCCCGCCCGCGACGTCGGCGCGGCGACCGGCGCGGTGACGCTCTCGCGCATGGGCGGCGCCTCGATCGCCATATCAATCTATGGCGCAATCATTGCCTCCGGACTCGGCAGGGTCGGTGCCCCCATTCCCGGTGTTGTCGATATTGAGCAACTGACGCCGAAGATGATGGCTGCCCTTCCGGACGCGAGCCGCCAGGCCGTCGCCGATATCTATGCCGCCGCCTTCTCACCGCTGTTCATGACCTCCTGCGCCATTGCCTTGATCGGCCTTGCCGCCGCCATCATGCTGAAGCCGGTGCAGTTGCCTCGCGCCGGCGAGACGAAGCATCCGCAACCGGCGACGGCGGAAGCGGCGGAATAG
- a CDS encoding ABC-F family ATP-binding cassette domain-containing protein produces MAPPILKLDDIYLSFGGAPLLAGAALQVEPGDKICLVGRNGSGKSTLLKIAAGLVEAQSGEVFRHPSSTVRYLEQAPDFAGFNTVQAYAEAGLGPGDDPYRVTYLLSHLGLTGEEDPSTLSGGESRRAALARVLAPEPDILLLDEPTNHLDLPTIEWLEGELQKTRSALVLISHDRRFLEKISTATVWLDRGASRRLDRGFAHFEAWRDQVLEAEELEQHKLGKAIEREEHWLRYGVTARRKRNMRRLGELQTMRSQYRGHKGPQGTVQATVSDAQESGKLVIEAEKITKRFGDRAIVAPFSIRVHRGDCIGLVGPNGAGKTTLLKMLTGQLSPDSGTVKLGTNLEIATLDQKREDLDPENTLANYLTDGRGENLIVNGEQRHVTGYMKEFLFQPEQARTPIKSLSGGERARLMLARILSRPANLLILDEPTNDLDIETLDLLQEIVAGFPGTVILVSHDRDFLDRTVTSTIAPAIPDAPDGRWIEYAGGYSDMLAQRKGALEERKKAAERPKSQEPTPAAGGSKGKLSFKQKFALDNLPKEMAKAEAEIAKREQVMADPNLFTRDPAAFNRLAAEMEKLRTGLTKMEEEWLELEMLREELEG; encoded by the coding sequence TTGGCCCCTCCCATCCTGAAACTCGACGATATCTACCTGAGCTTCGGCGGCGCACCCCTTCTGGCTGGCGCCGCACTTCAGGTCGAGCCCGGCGACAAGATCTGTCTCGTCGGGCGCAACGGCTCGGGCAAATCGACACTGCTGAAGATCGCCGCCGGTCTGGTCGAGGCGCAGTCCGGCGAGGTTTTTCGCCACCCCTCCTCGACGGTGCGTTATCTCGAGCAGGCGCCCGACTTTGCCGGCTTCAACACGGTTCAGGCCTATGCCGAGGCCGGGCTTGGACCGGGCGACGATCCGTATCGCGTCACCTATCTGCTGTCCCATCTCGGCCTGACCGGCGAGGAGGATCCGAGCACCCTGTCCGGCGGCGAATCGCGCCGCGCCGCCCTTGCCCGCGTGCTGGCGCCGGAGCCCGACATTCTCCTGCTCGACGAGCCAACCAACCATCTCGATCTGCCGACCATCGAATGGCTTGAAGGCGAGCTGCAGAAGACCCGCAGCGCCCTGGTGCTCATCTCGCATGACCGCCGCTTTCTCGAAAAGATCTCGACCGCGACCGTCTGGCTCGACCGCGGCGCCTCGCGCCGGCTCGACAGGGGCTTTGCGCATTTTGAAGCCTGGCGCGACCAGGTGCTGGAGGCCGAGGAACTGGAGCAGCACAAGCTCGGCAAGGCGATCGAGCGTGAGGAACACTGGCTGCGCTACGGTGTGACGGCGCGGCGCAAGCGCAACATGCGCCGCTTGGGCGAACTGCAGACGATGCGATCGCAGTATCGCGGCCACAAGGGGCCGCAGGGCACGGTGCAGGCGACGGTCTCGGATGCGCAGGAATCCGGCAAGCTGGTAATCGAGGCCGAGAAGATCACCAAGAGATTCGGCGACCGGGCAATCGTTGCACCGTTCTCGATCCGTGTGCATCGTGGCGATTGCATCGGTCTGGTCGGACCGAACGGCGCCGGCAAGACGACGCTGCTGAAGATGCTGACCGGCCAGCTGTCGCCCGATAGCGGCACCGTCAAGCTTGGCACCAATCTGGAGATCGCGACGCTCGACCAGAAGCGCGAGGATCTCGATCCCGAGAATACGCTTGCGAACTATCTGACGGACGGGCGCGGCGAAAACCTGATCGTCAACGGCGAACAGCGGCACGTCACCGGCTACATGAAGGAGTTCCTGTTCCAGCCGGAACAGGCGCGAACGCCGATCAAGAGCCTCTCCGGCGGCGAGCGCGCGCGGCTGATGCTGGCGCGCATCCTGTCGCGGCCGGCAAACCTCCTGATCCTCGACGAGCCGACCAACGATCTCGATATCGAGACGCTCGACCTCCTGCAGGAAATCGTCGCAGGCTTTCCCGGCACCGTCATTCTCGTCAGCCACGACCGCGATTTTCTCGACCGCACCGTAACTTCGACGATCGCACCCGCCATACCTGATGCGCCTGATGGTCGCTGGATTGAATATGCCGGCGGCTATTCGGACATGCTTGCCCAGCGCAAGGGCGCGCTTGAAGAGCGCAAGAAGGCGGCGGAGCGGCCGAAGAGCCAGGAGCCGACACCTGCCGCGGGCGGCTCGAAGGGCAAGCTCTCCTTCAAGCAGAAATTCGCGCTGGACAACCTGCCGAAGGAAATGGCGAAGGCCGAAGCCGAGATCGCCAAGCGAGAACAGGTAATGGCCGATCCCAATCTTTTCACGCGCGATCCTGCAGCTTTCAACCGGCTTGCGGCGGAGATGGAGAAGCTGCGCACCGGTCTGACAAAAATGGAAGAAGAGTGGCTGGAGCTCGAAATGCTGAGGGAAGAGCTGGAAGGTTGA
- a CDS encoding thiamine diphosphokinase: MPMSKSTFTILLGGELSLTERLRRAISGSRFIAADGGMRHAAALGVTPELWVGDFDSTPADLEGAFPHVPKQPYPAAKAATDGEIAVSEAIARGARRLILAGALGGERSDHALQHLLSAVNLAEDGFDVLLTSGKEEAVPLLAGTIELDLPKDSLFSVPGFSELTGLSIENARYPLTDFHLPFGSSRTISNVAEGKVRFSLGSGRAIVLARPYDLSGV; this comes from the coding sequence ATGCCCATGAGCAAATCCACCTTCACCATCCTGCTCGGCGGCGAACTCAGCCTGACGGAACGGCTACGACGCGCCATCAGCGGCAGCCGTTTCATTGCGGCCGACGGTGGCATGCGGCATGCGGCTGCACTCGGTGTTACGCCGGAGCTCTGGGTGGGCGACTTCGATTCGACGCCGGCCGATCTCGAAGGTGCATTTCCCCATGTGCCGAAACAGCCTTATCCCGCGGCCAAGGCAGCGACGGACGGAGAAATCGCCGTATCGGAAGCAATCGCGCGCGGGGCGCGGCGACTGATCCTGGCCGGAGCGCTCGGCGGCGAACGCTCCGATCACGCGCTTCAGCATCTGCTGTCGGCCGTCAATCTGGCCGAAGATGGCTTCGATGTGCTCCTGACCTCGGGCAAGGAAGAGGCCGTGCCGCTGCTTGCCGGCACCATCGAACTGGACCTTCCCAAGGACAGCCTGTTTTCCGTGCCGGGATTCAGCGAACTGACGGGGCTTTCCATCGAGAACGCGCGTTATCCGCTCACAGATTTCCACCTGCCTTTCGGCTCGTCGCGCACCATTTCCAACGTCGCCGAAGGCAAGGTTCGCTTTTCGCTCGGCAGCGGCCGAGCGATCGTGCTCGCCCGCCCCTATGATCTTTCCGGAGTCTGA